In the Granulosicoccus antarcticus IMCC3135 genome, AATTGATTGAGAGTGAATTGAAGCGAGCCCGGCTGGCCGGGCGGGGTACCGTCGGGCAGCGCTTTGTGGTGGATGAGGAATTACCGGCTTTGATCGGGTTGCTCGAGCAGGTCTATTCCGACAAGACAGTGGATGTGCGCTACAACATCGGTCCCGGGGTTGAGCTGGTGCATGATCGGCAGGATATGCTGGAGCTGATCGGCAACCTGCTGGATAACGCGGTCAAGTGGAGCCGCTCTGTGGTTATCATCAATCTTCGCAGTGCCGACGGCATCTTGATGGATGTCGAGGACGATGGACCAGGATGCTCCCCTGAAGAACTGGGAAGACTGACGGAGCGAGGTGTCAGAATCGACGAATCCGTTGCCGGGCACGGACTGGGCCTGTCGATTGTCAAGGATATAGTGGACTCGTACGAGGGGCGCCTGGAGCTTGCGACCTCAGCCCGGCTGGGAGGGCTGCGCGCCAGTGTCTATCTGCCCTCTCGCAGCTTGTCCAGAGATTAGCGTTCGGGACTAACGCTTGGCAAGAGAGAGGTCGATGACCGGCTTCTTGTCATTTCGACGATAAAGTGTGGCCGTGTGGCCTATTTGCTGCACACTGATAGCTCTGACGGATTGACACAACAGATTCAACTGGTTCAGGCGAGCCTCCTTTTCCGATTCACTCAGTTTGACCTTGACCAGCTCGTGATGACTGAGTGCGCCATCGAGTTCTTTGGTAACCGCTTCGGTCAGGCCATGCTGGCCCAGACGAACAACAGGCTTGAGAGCATGCGCCAGAGAGCGCAAGTATTTGAGGGCTGCCTTGTCCAGTTCGCGTTTTTTGTTCATTGAGTACGTCGGGTTTTGTGGCTATTGACTAGAAACGCCCTACAATCGGAAGCTGTAGGCCGTCGTCGGAGGGTCATTCTAATAGGGTAGGAGTATTGTGGGTCGAGCAAACAGCAAAAGCAGCAGTCGCTGGTTGCAGGAACATGCCAGTGATCAATACGTCAAGCAGGCAGCCTTGGATGGCTACCGCTCGCGGGCTGTCTACAAGCTCATCGAGCTGAACGAGAAGGATAAACTGATTAGGCCCGGTAGTGTGATTCTTGAGCTCGGAGCTGCACCCGGTGGCTGGACTCAGTATTTGTCACGCCAGGCGGGTGAATCGGCCCGAATCGTTGCCTCTGATATTTTACAAATGGATTCATTGCCAGATGTTACTTTCGTTTTGGGCGACTTTACCGAACAGTCGACGGCCGATGACATCAATTTGGCGATGGAAAATCGCAAGGCAGACCTTGTTTTGTCTGACATGGCTCCCAACTTGAGTGGAGTAGGTGTGTCCGATCAAGCCCGAGCAATGGGTCTGGTCGAGCTGGCATTGGTTGCCGCAACGGAATTTCTGGCACCAGATGGTGCCTTTGTGGTCAAGGTTTTCCAAGGTGAAGGCTTTGATGCCTATATTAAGGAAATACGAAAGTGCTTTCGTAACGTAAAGATTCGAAAGCCGGCTGCTTCCCGGGCGCGTAGTCGCGAAGTATATGTAGTAGCAAGGAACTTGATATGATGATGGAAACCCCGTCATCTAGTAGTTAACGGAACAAGCGGCAATCGCCGAATTGCGAGGTAAGTCTTTGAGCGATCTATTGAAAAACGTGTTGCTGTGGGTTGTGATTGCGGTCATTTTGATGACTGTCTTTCAGAATCTGGGCGGCGACCGGCAGGCAACGGATACCATCGCGTATTCGGACTTTCTGCAAAGCGTCAACAGCGGCCAAGTCGACCAAGTCAAATTTGACGGCGTTGAAATTACCGGTAACCGAAATGGTGGTCAGGCATTCACCACTTACAGCCCGGAAACTGATTACAGCTCGCTGATTGGAGAGCTTAACCGTGCGAAGGTGAATTTCGAGCGAGTGCCGCCTGAAAACCCAAGCATGCTGTTGAGTATTCTCATCAGTTGGTTCCCCTTCATCCTGTTGATTGGTATCTGGATTTTCTTCATGCGACAGATGCAAGGTGGCGGTGGCGGTCGAGGGGCTATGTCCTTTGGCAAGAGCAAGGCACGTTTGCTGAGTGAAGATCAGATCAAAGTGACGTTTGCTGATGTTGCAGGTGTCGAAGAAGCCAAGGCTGAAGTGTCGGAACTCGTTGAGTTTCTGCGCGATCCAGGCAAGTTTCAGAAACTGGGTGGCAAGATTCCACGCGGCGTTCTGATGGTGGGTTCTCCGGGTACAGGTAAAACGTTGCTGGCCAAGGCCATTGCGGGCGAGGCTAAAGTGCCTTTCTTCACCATCTCGGGTTCTGACTTCGTCGAAATGTTCGTCGGTGTGGGCGCCAGTCGTGTCCGTGACATGTTCGAACAAGCCAAGAAGCATTCCCCTTGCATCATCTTCATCGATGAAATTGATGCCGTGGGTCGGCATCGTGGTGCCGGTCTGGGCGGTGGTCACGACGAGCGTGAGCAAACCCTCAATCAGTTGCTGGTCGAGATGGATGGATTTGAAGGTAACGAGGGCGTCATCGTCATTGCTGCAACCAACCGTCCTGACGTGCTGGATCCAGCGTTGCTGCGTCCCGGTCGTTTTGATCGTCAGGTTGTTGTTCCTTTGCCTGATGTGCGCGGACGTGAGCAGATTTTGCGTGTCCACATGCAGAAAGTGCCGGTTGCAGATGATGTGCGTCCAGAGCTGATTGCTCGTGGTACTCCAGGGTTCTCCGGTGCCGACTTGGCAAATCTGGTTAATGAGGCGGCCTTGTTTGCGGCTCGTGCCGACCAGCGACAGGTCGACATGGGTGACTTCGAACGGGCCAAGGACAAGATCATGATGGGCGCCGAGCGCAAGTCCATGGTCATGAACGATCAGGAAAAGAAACTGACTGCCTATCATGAAGCTGGTCACGCCATTGTCGGGCGTCTGGTGCCTGAGCACGATCCGGTCTACAAGGTCAGCATCATTCCTCGTGGACGGGCGTTGGGTATCACTATGTTCTTGCCTGAAGAAGATCGTTACAGCCATAGCAAGCGCAAGCTGCAAAGCCAGATTGCGACCTTGTACGGTGGTCGTATCGCGGAAGAAATCATTTTCGGTGCAGACATGGTAACTACCGGTGCCTCCAACGACATTGAGAGAGCGACAGAAATCGCTCGTAACATGGTGACCCGTTGGGGCTTGTCCGACAAATTGGGACCTCTGGCTTACAGTGAAGAGGAGGGTGAAGTTTTTCTTGGTCGTGCCTCTTCAAAGCAGAGCCCCATGTCTGGTGAGACAGTCAAGTCAATCGATGAGGAGATTCGCAAGCTGGTCGATGATAACTATATCGCTGCTGAAAAAATCCTGAACGACAACCAGGACATTCTTCATGCGATGGCTGATGCATTGCTGAAGTATGAAACTATCGACCTGGGGCAGATTGACCGCCTGATGGATCGTCGTGAGCCAGGTCCACCGGCTGATTGGGGCGGGGATGATTCCAGCGGAAAGTCAGCAGGCAAGAAGGCTTCGCCTTTGGATAAAGAGTCAGACAAGAAGGCTAGTGATGACTCTGATGAGGATGTAAGCGATCCAGCTGATCCATCGCCAAGTCTGCATTGATCTGCTCGTAGTTTCCATCAAGGCCC is a window encoding:
- the ftsH gene encoding ATP-dependent zinc metalloprotease FtsH: MSDLLKNVLLWVVIAVILMTVFQNLGGDRQATDTIAYSDFLQSVNSGQVDQVKFDGVEITGNRNGGQAFTTYSPETDYSSLIGELNRAKVNFERVPPENPSMLLSILISWFPFILLIGIWIFFMRQMQGGGGGRGAMSFGKSKARLLSEDQIKVTFADVAGVEEAKAEVSELVEFLRDPGKFQKLGGKIPRGVLMVGSPGTGKTLLAKAIAGEAKVPFFTISGSDFVEMFVGVGASRVRDMFEQAKKHSPCIIFIDEIDAVGRHRGAGLGGGHDEREQTLNQLLVEMDGFEGNEGVIVIAATNRPDVLDPALLRPGRFDRQVVVPLPDVRGREQILRVHMQKVPVADDVRPELIARGTPGFSGADLANLVNEAALFAARADQRQVDMGDFERAKDKIMMGAERKSMVMNDQEKKLTAYHEAGHAIVGRLVPEHDPVYKVSIIPRGRALGITMFLPEEDRYSHSKRKLQSQIATLYGGRIAEEIIFGADMVTTGASNDIERATEIARNMVTRWGLSDKLGPLAYSEEEGEVFLGRASSKQSPMSGETVKSIDEEIRKLVDDNYIAAEKILNDNQDILHAMADALLKYETIDLGQIDRLMDRREPGPPADWGGDDSSGKSAGKKASPLDKESDKKASDDSDEDVSDPADPSPSLH
- the rlmE gene encoding 23S rRNA (uridine(2552)-2'-O)-methyltransferase RlmE, which codes for MGRANSKSSSRWLQEHASDQYVKQAALDGYRSRAVYKLIELNEKDKLIRPGSVILELGAAPGGWTQYLSRQAGESARIVASDILQMDSLPDVTFVLGDFTEQSTADDINLAMENRKADLVLSDMAPNLSGVGVSDQARAMGLVELALVAATEFLAPDGAFVVKVFQGEGFDAYIKEIRKCFRNVKIRKPAASRARSREVYVVARNLI
- a CDS encoding YhbY family RNA-binding protein, with protein sequence MNKKRELDKAALKYLRSLAHALKPVVRLGQHGLTEAVTKELDGALSHHELVKVKLSESEKEARLNQLNLLCQSVRAISVQQIGHTATLYRRNDKKPVIDLSLAKR